Proteins co-encoded in one Chitinivibrionia bacterium genomic window:
- a CDS encoding DUF86 domain-containing protein, translating to MDRTKRDISILGHIIKHCSEIVETHETFGDSYEIFRKSKPYFKAISMDLLQIGELANHLSKNFQEKYRNIPYSAIITLRNIVTHGYGELDVEIVWATSHEDTPILQKQCEEILAAMR from the coding sequence TATAATAAAACATTGTTCGGAAATAGTAGAAACCCACGAAACATTTGGAGACAGTTATGAAATATTCCGGAAAAGTAAGCCGTATTTCAAGGCGATTTCTATGGATTTGCTTCAAATCGGCGAATTAGCCAATCATTTGTCAAAGAATTTCCAAGAAAAGTATAGAAATATTCCATATTCGGCAATAATTACGTTAAGAAATATAGTTACTCACGGCTACGGAGAACTTGATGTAGAAATTGTCTGGGCAACTTCCCACGAAGATACTCCGATTCTTCAAAAACAATGCGAAGAAATATTAGCGGCAATGAGATAG